In one window of Helianthus annuus cultivar XRQ/B chromosome 17, HanXRQr2.0-SUNRISE, whole genome shotgun sequence DNA:
- the LOC110920803 gene encoding pentatricopeptide repeat-containing protein At1g02150 has translation MLLQKPISQPPSHPQPVSLLSSSSYLCNSLNFLHGSRISPLKKSQFIIKNRSSSSFSNVHSYGTVDYENKPATTVTWKAIYKRISLMGNPEKGATEVLDQWENEGRKVTKWELCRIVKEMRKFGRHKLALEIYMWMNNKPESYTISSSDAAIQLDLVSKVHGISGAEDYFKSLPNNLVDKRTYGALLNAYVRARTVEKAESLLVEMKNKGYASHALPFNVMMTLYMNLKDQERVESLVSEMTQTNIDLDLYSYNILISSRGSQGSIEKMEEAFEKMKLDGSVNPNWTTYSTMATFYIKNGDFEKAEDCLRKIETLITGRDRIPYHYLLSHYGSIGKKEEVRRIWESYKTIFPYIPNLAYHAAISSFIRMDDIEESEFLYEEWVSIQSSYDPRLGNLLLGWYIRNGFVEKAETFLKEMLKVGKSNSTTWEIVAEGYIKENRVSDALSCFEKALSNEGSGFWRPKPVNIAALYSICERENDEQSKEAVFEVLRKARVLEDDVYMSYLPFYKQSKPENEPQKVNESEGDYEEAAADTLFNELQASI, from the exons ATGCTGCTCCAGAAACCAATTTCCCAACCTCCGTCACACCCACAACCTGTATCTctattatcatcatcatcttacCTCTGCAATTCTCTCAATTTCCTTCATGGGTCTCGAATATCACCCCTCAAAAAGTCCCAATTCATTATCAAAAACCgttcatcatcttctttttcaAATGTGCACAGCTATGGCACAGTGGACTATGAGAACAAGCCTGCAACAACAGTCACTTGGAAAGCTATTTACAAGCGGATTTCATTGATGGGTAATCCTGAAAAAGGGGCCACTGAGGTGTTGGATCAGTGGGAGAATGAAGGCAGGAAAGTTACCAAATGGGAGCTTTGTAGAATTGTCAAAGAAATGAGGAAGTTTGGTCGTCATAAGCTTGCTCTTGAG ATTTACATGTGGATGAATAACAAACCCGAGAGCTATACAATATCCTCAAGTGATGCTGCAATTCAACTAGATCTAGTTTCTAAAGTACACGGCATTTCAGGTGCCGAAGATTACTTCAAAAGTTTGCCCAATAATTTAGTGGACAAACGTACTTACGGGGCACTCTTAAACGCTTACGTACGCGCTAGAACGGTAGAAAAGGCCGAGTCTTTGTTAGTCGAAATGAAAAACAAAGGCTACGCTAGTCACGCGCTTCCGTTTAACGTCATGATGACTCTTTATATGAACCTTAAGGATCAAGAAAGAGTGGAATCTTTAGTTTCTGAAATGACACAAACCAACATAGATTTGGATTTATATTCGTATAATATTTTGATTTCTTCACGCGGGTCTCAAGGATCTATCGAAAAGATGGAAGAAGCATTTGAAAAGATGAAACTTGACGGGTCGGTTAATCCGAACTGGACTACGTATAGCACGATGGCTACTTTTTATATCAAGAATGGAGATTTCGAAAAAGCCGAAGACTGTCTTAGAAAAATCGAAACCCTAATCACGGGACGCGATCGAATTCCGTATCATTATCTTTTAAGTCATTATGGTAGCATCGGTAAGAAAGAAGAAGTTCGAAGGATTTGGGAATCGTACAAAACGATCTTTCCGTATATACCGAATTTGGCTTATCATGCCGCTATCTCGTCATTCATCAGGATGGACGATATCGAAGAAAGCGAGTTTCTTTATGAAGAATGGGTTTCGATACAGTCATCCTATGACCCGCGACTCGGTAATCTTTTATTGGGTTGGTATATCAGAAACGGGTTTGTCGAAAAAGCCGAAACGTTTCTCAAAGAAATGTTGAAAGTTGGAAAATCGAATTCAACTACCTGGGAGATTGTTGCGGAAGGTTATATTAAAGAAAACCGGGTTTCCGATGCATTATCGTGCTTTGAGAAAGCGTTATCAAATGAAGGGTCTGGCTTTTGGAGACCAAAACCCGTGAATATTGCGGCTTTGTATAGCATTTGTGAACGCGAAAACGATGAACAAAGCAAGGAGGCGGTGTTTGAGGTGTTGAGAAAAGCGcgtgttcttgaagatgatgtttaTATGTCGTATTTGCCTTTTTATAAACAATCAAAACCTGAAAATGAACCGCAGAAGGTTAATGAAAGCGAAGGTGATTATGAAGAAGCAGCTGCAGATACGCTTTTTAATGAACTGCAGGCTAGCATATAA
- the LOC110920805 gene encoding 50S ribosomal protein L22, chloroplastic, whose protein sequence is MVGWHRHVSSILRQAGKRLENSCSPHANFSTSPLKFSPVQGLPTHLHGLWIPSTNVSRPLYHCFQQLGFISTRRLLSSDATPGPSPLTPTLAIGSGQAEAEKAVVKPSKVQAILKSIKQSPKKVNLVATLVRGMRVEDALLQLQLTVKRASKTVYQVIHSARANATHNHGFDADRLIVAEAFVGKGLFKKRVSYHAKGRSGVRVRPECRLTVVLREITPEEEAEIARLKVNNFIKLTKRERRLVPHKLIETTPIWNRKGKARNHGDDEAGAMAV, encoded by the exons ATGGTGGGCTGGCATCGTCATGTATCGTCTATACTTCGACAGGCTGGCAAAAGACTGGAAAACAGCTGTTCCCCTCATGCCAATTTTTCCACTTCTCCGTTGAAGTTCTCTCCTGTCCAAG GCTTGCCAACTCATTTACACGGCCTTTGGATTCCGTCTACAAATGTCTCAAGACCTTTATATCACTGTTTCCAACAATTG GGGTTTATTAGTACAAGAAGATTACTTTCATCTGATGCAACCCCGGGTCCGTCTCCGTTGACACCAACATTGGCTATAGGCAGTGGgcaagctgaagctgagaaagcTGTCGTTAAACCTTCAAAAGTCCAAGCAATTCTCAAAAGCATAAAACAG AGTCCGAAGAAGGTGAACTTGGTTGCTACGTTAGTCCGTGGCATGCGTGTTGAGGATGCATTATTGCAGTTGCAGTTGACAGTAAAACGTGCATCAAAAACCGTCTACCAG GTTATTCATTCAGCCCGTGCAAATGCCACACACAATCATGGATTTGATGCAGATCGGCTTATTGTTG CCGAAGCATTCGTTGGCAAGGGATTGTTCAAGAAACGTGTATCGTATCATGCGAAAGGAAGAAGTGGAGTAAGAGTGAGGCCTGAATGTAGACTGACAGTTGTACTACGAGAAATAACGCCAGAAGAGGAAGCAGAAATTGCTAGACTGAAAGTCAACAATTTTATAAAACTGACTAAGCGAGAAAGGCGGCTTGTTCCTCATAAGCTTATTGAGACGACCCCGATTTGGAACCGCAAAGGTAAAGCCAGGAATCATGGAGATGATGAAGCAGGTGCTATGGCTGTATGA
- the LOC110922314 gene encoding dol-P-Man:Man(7)GlcNAc(2)-PP-Dol alpha-1,6-mannosyltransferase produces the protein MAPSRRSWNFMAIYGYDVLLGSIAAFYVFMVPFTKVEESFNVQAMHDILYHGHHIENYDHLEFPGVVPRTFIGALLVSILASPMVLAINLLHLPKIYSLLAVRLALGFFILATLRFLRVQIRDKFGPQVEAFFVTLVAIQFHMLFYSTRPLPNILALGIVNLSYGFWLKGSFYATLRCLIFATIVFRCDMLLLLCPLGLELLLTKSISLWEAIKHCAVAVLFSIGLTVLVDSVMWQKLLWPEFNVFWFNSVLNRSSEWGTQPFYWYFTSALPRSLLVAYPLFMFGVILDRRILFYVVPVLSFVVLYSKLPHKELRFIISSVPIFNLSAAVAASRIYNNRKKSFWNLLYIALLSLFVISLGLTAITFMASYENYPSGYALRTLHRVGHTKNTTSEILVHIDTFSAMNGISRFCENDNPWRYSKEEGIPLEDFWQRNFTYLLNEHLSIKGFKCLFQVDGFSRIRLNVGFPPISMVKEPKVYIHGNLKNTDIMRRSWPGCS, from the exons ATGGCTCCTTCTCGCCGATCTTGGAATTTTATGGCGATCTACG GTTATGATGTGCTTCTTGGATCGATTGCTGCGTTTTACGTGTTTATGGTTCCATTCACCAAAGTCGAAGAAAGCTTCAATGTTCAG GCCATGCAcgatatcttatatcatgggcatcACATTGAAAAT TATGACCATTTGGAGTTTCCCGGGGTTGTTCCTCGCACATTTATTG GTGCGTTGCTAGTTTCTATTTTAGCATCTCCAATGGTTTTAGCTATCAATTTGTTGCACTTGCCAAAGATTTATAGCCTTTTAGCAG TTCGTTTGGCTCTAGGATTTTTCATTTTGGCTACACTTCGATTTTTACGTGTTCAG ATTAGAGATAAGTTCGGTCCCCAAGTTGAAGCTTTCTTTGTGACACTGGTAGCTATTCAGTTCCATATGCTGTTTTATAGCACACGCCCTCTTCCTAATATACTAGCATTGGGAATAG TAAATCTATCATACGGCTTCTGGTTGAAGGGGAGCTTTTATGCTACACTAAGATGTCTG ATTTTTGCTACCATTGTCTTTAGATGTGATATGCTGTTGCTTCTTTGTCCTCTCGGTTTGGAGCTTTTGCTG ACAAAATCAATTTCCTTGTGGGAAGCCATAAAACACTGTGCTGTAGCTGTGTTATTCAGCATAG GTCTTACTGTCTTAGTTGATTCAGTAATGTGGCAGAAGCTATTGTGGCCCGAATTTAATGTTTTTTGGTTTAACTCTGTCTTGAATCGGAGTTCAGAGTGGGGT ACACAGCCATTTTACTGGTACTTCACTTCTGCTTTGCCTCGCTCGTTGCTGGTTGCATATCCTCTCTTTATG TTTGGAGTTATACTTGATAGAAGAATCTTATTCTACGTGGTTCCAGTTTTGTCATTTGTTGTACTCTACTCCAAGCTTCCACACAAG GAGCTGCGCTTCATTATTAGTTCGGTTCCGATATTTAATTTGTCAGCAGCAGTTGCCGCTAGTCGTAT ttATAACAACAGAAAGAAGAGCTTCTGGAATCTTCTGTACATAGCTCTCTTGAGTTTGTTTGTGATCAG TCTAGGGTTGACTGCTATCACTTTCATGGCTTCATATGAGAACTACCCTAGTGGCTATGCTCTAAGAACTTTGCACAGAGTAg GCCACACCAAGAACACTACCAGTGAAATACTGGTTCATATTGATACCTTCTCAGCTATGAATGGAATTTCGCGGTTTTGTGAGAATGACAACCCATGGAG GTATTCTAAAGAAGAAGGCATACCTTTGGAAGATTTTTGGCAGCGAAACTTTACTTATCTTTTGAA TGAACACTTGAGCATCAAGGGATTCAAGTGCTTGTTTCAGGTGGACGGTTTCTCCAGGATCCGTCTTAATGTTGGCTTCCCGCCAATTTCAATG GTCAAAGAACCCAAAGTCTATATACATGGAAATCTTAAGAACACAGATATCATGCGTAGAAGTTGGCCAGGTTGCTCATGA